The genomic segment GATCAGGCGGGCGGTCACGGGTAGTGCGCGACCGTTTGCATGATCGGCCGGCAGAGGATGCCTCCTCTGCCGGCTTTTTCTGTATGGCGAGCAAGGCAGAGTTCGGGGTAACGAGGAAGTGGAAGGAGGATGGAATGCCAGACCGTCTTGATGTTGCCGTACTCGGAGCAACGGGCAGTGTTGGGCAGCGTTTTGTCCAGCTTCTGGCTGATCACCCCTGGTTTCGGCTCGCTGAGCTTGTCGGCAGTGAGCGCTCAGCTGGCAAGCGATACAGCGACGTCTGCGACTGGCGGATTAGCGCGCGGCCGCCCGAGAGCGTGCTCAACCTGCCAGTGAAGCACTACGAAGAGCCGCTGCAGAGTCCCATCGTCTTTTCTGCCTTGCCCGGTGGTGTGGCCGGGCCAATTGAAGAAGCACTCGCTCGCGATGGCAAGAAAGTGTTTACTAATGCTCGCGACCATCGCATGGACCCGGATGTGCCGTTGCTCATCCCCGAAGTGAACCCTGACCACGCGCGCGCGATTGAAGTGCAGCGGCAGCAGCGGGGATGGCGTGAGGGCTTCATCGTTGCCAACCCAAACTGCTCAACCATCCACCTTGTGCTTGCCCTCAAGCCGTTACATGACGCATTTGGTATCACGCACGGGATTGTGACGACGCTTCAGGCTGCCTCGGGTGCAGGATATCCTGGTGTGCCCTCGCTCGATCTGATCGACAATGTAATCCCCTTCATCGGAGGCGAAGAAGAGAAGATTGAGCGGGAAACGCGCAAATTGCTCGGACAATGGGATGGAGCCAAGTTCATTGATGCCGAGGTTACCCTAAGCGCTCATTGCAACCGCGTGCCCGTTCGGGATGGGCATCTCGAAACGGTGAGCGTGAAGTTCGCTCGCCACGCGACACCGTCTGACGTCGCCGAGGTGCTCGCATCATTCCGTGCGCAGCCACAAGAACTCGGCTTGCCAACTGCACCGAAGCAGCCAGTCGTTGTTCTCGACCTGCCAGATCGTCCTCAACCTGTCTTGGACCGCGACATCGAAGGTGGGATGGCTTCAGTCGTGGGGCGAATCCGCCCGTGCTCAGTCTTGGATGTGCGCTTTGTTGTGCTTGGACATAACACGATTCGGGGTGCGGCTGGCGCCTCAGTATTGAACGCCGAGCTTTTCTATCGCCAAGGGCTGCTGTAGGGTAGACGATACCGAGAAAGGTGGTGTGGGTGCTCATTGGGTTTGCCAAGTGGGCACCCACGCTTCCTCTGCGGGAGTTGATGCGGTGATGCGTCCACGAGCGCGCGAAGTTGGACTGCGAATCGGCCAACTGCCTCCCGGAAAGCAGAACACGATCACGGACGTTCCGGGCGTCTTGGTTGGCCATGTCACAAAAATTGCTGGAGAAGGACCGCTCGTCCCTGGAATGGGCCCAGTACGAACTGGTGTGACCGTAATCCTGCCTCATGAAGGGAATCTCTTCCGTGAGAAAGTCCCTGGAGCCATTTTTACGCTCAATGGCTTCGGTAAGCCACTGGGTATTGCCCAAGTTGCTGAGCTTGGCCGCATCGAAACCCCAATTGCATTAACCAACACGCTTGCTGTGCCCCGTGTTGCTGACGGACTCATCGACCACGCATTGCGGCAGAATCCTGATATCGGGGTGACGACGTCAACGGTCAATCCACTCGTGTTTGAATGCTCCGACGCTTGGCTGAATGACATTCAGGGCCGTCACGTAACGCCTGCCGATGTTCTCGAAGCAATTGACCGTGCGCAACGTCCCAGCCTCGACGAGGGGAATGTTGGGGCGGGAACGGGCATGATGCTCTTTGGTTTCAAAGGTGGCATTGGCACCGCATCACGCTGTCTGCCAGCAGAGCTTGGAGGGTATACCATCGGGGCACTGGTGTTAGGCAATTTCGGGCGTAAGGAGCAGTTGCGGATTGCTGGTGTGCCGATCGGTATGTTGCTGTCTAACCAGCAGGCAGATAAACAACCGGAAGAGCGTGGCTCAGTCATCGTCGTGCTTGCAACCGATGCCCCGCTGCTCGATCGTGAACTCAGCCGGATTGCCCGCCGCGGCGCGCTCGGTTTGGCCCGAACAGGGGCTATTGGCGGGCACGGGAGTGGTGACTTCATTGTTGCCTTTTCGACGGCCCTTCGGTTCGCCCACGCAAACGCGGACAGCCGGACAGTAACGGTCACCATCCTTCGAGAGGATCCGGTGGTGATGGATGCGCTCTTCCAGGCTGCAATTGAGGCAACCGAAGAGGCGGTTGTCAATGCCTTGTTCCGTGCCGAAACAATGACCGGCCGCGATTGGCATACCGCGCAGGCATTGCCGCTTGACGAGACACTTGCCCTCCTGCGCCAGGCTGGTGTCATAGCGTAAGGCGTCATGCCTCGCTGTGCTGGCTATACTCGCGCGAGTTCGGCAAGATCAGCAAGCTGGTCAACGAGCCAGCGCTTGAGGTCATGCTCAATAACCAGCTGGCGGAGAGCTTGGGCGCGTCGTTTTCGTTCAGCCTCCGGCATCGTTAGGCCAGCATAGAGTGCTTGTGCGGTGCCTTCAATATCTGTTGGTGAGACGGTAAGTGCCCAGCGGCCAAGCTGCTGATAGGCTCCAGCGCCTTCTGAAAGGACCAAGACACCGTTGCGTTGGTTCAACAGTGCCCCTTCTTTGGCCACGAGGTTCATGCCGTCAAAGATTGCATTTACCAGAAGCACATCATAGTGCTTCATCGCGGCAAGCGCGCGAGGATAGTCGTCTCCAATGAAAAGAGAAATTGGTTGCCAGTGGATTCCTTCGTGCTCGGCGACATTCGCATACTTAGCGTTGATGCGACCAACGACGGCATTGATGTCGTCGAGGTAATCAATATATTCAGCGACTTCCAGGCGCGACGGTACAAGAAATGCCAGGAAGTTGACGCGACCGAGAAGCTCAGGATGCGCTTCAAGTAAGCGGTCATAAGCGAGGAAGCCGCGAACAATGTTCTTACTCGGCTCTGCACGGTCAACGCGCATGATCGTATATTCGTTGAAATACTGGCGAAGGTGTTCCTCGTGCTTTCGGGCATCCTCGCTTTCCGCGACCTGGAGGACATGCGCTGGGTCAATGGAGATCGGGTAGACACGAACATGGGTGGTTCGCCCCTGATATATGATCTCACCAGTGCGATAGTTCACCTCAATCTGGTCAAGGTTCGCTTCGCACGTGTTCATGAAGCTCCGAGCGTGGCGTGGGGTTTGAAAACCGACGACGTCGTTGCAAAGAAGGCTTTCGCAAATAGCCTGGCGCATAGCGCGCGGTAGGAGCCGCCAGTAGTCTTGATCGGGCCATGGGATGTGAATGAATTGTTGGATCACGATGGTTGGCAACCGCTCGCGCAAGAACCGTGGAACGAGGTAGAGGTGATAATCCTGCAGCAGGACTACTGGTGGCCTGGACGTCGCTTCAATCGCGGCGGCAATTTCCTGGGCGAAAAGTTGATTGACAACGACGTAACCTTCTTCCCAGGCGTACCACGTCAGTGCATCAACGTCAGGAGCGCGGGGCGTATCCCAGAGATAGTGCTGAAGAAACCAGAGCAACGGATTGGCGATGCGGTTGTAGTAGCCAGCGTAGGCTTCAGGAGAGGGCAGAACGAAGCGGATACGAAATTCGCCTCCTGGCACGGTGATGACTGGTTCACCGGCTTCGAGAGCCAAGGATGCACGAAGTCGATCGCCATCGGTCATCGCGCACGCGACCCAGATTGCGTCAGTGTAGCGGCTTGCAGCGCTCATTGCCGTGACAACGCCGCCCGAACCTCGCTTGGTTGTCAGAGTCCCATCTGGAGCAACGTGAAATTCAACGGGACCGCGATTTGATGCGATAACCAGGGCGACTCGGTCGAGGAATGACCGGACATGTTCGGGCAGCTCCAGCAGGGTATCGCGAAAGCCGTTCGCATGAGGCTGTTC from the Thermorudis peleae genome contains:
- a CDS encoding P1 family peptidase → MRPRAREVGLRIGQLPPGKQNTITDVPGVLVGHVTKIAGEGPLVPGMGPVRTGVTVILPHEGNLFREKVPGAIFTLNGFGKPLGIAQVAELGRIETPIALTNTLAVPRVADGLIDHALRQNPDIGVTTSTVNPLVFECSDAWLNDIQGRHVTPADVLEAIDRAQRPSLDEGNVGAGTGMMLFGFKGGIGTASRCLPAELGGYTIGALVLGNFGRKEQLRIAGVPIGMLLSNQQADKQPEERGSVIVVLATDAPLLDRELSRIARRGALGLARTGAIGGHGSGDFIVAFSTALRFAHANADSRTVTVTILREDPVVMDALFQAAIEATEEAVVNALFRAETMTGRDWHTAQALPLDETLALLRQAGVIA
- a CDS encoding alpha,alpha-trehalose-phosphate synthase (UDP-forming) yields the protein MPDEQPHANGFRDTLLELPEHVRSFLDRVALVIASNRGPVEFHVAPDGTLTTKRGSGGVVTAMSAASRYTDAIWVACAMTDGDRLRASLALEAGEPVITVPGGEFRIRFVLPSPEAYAGYYNRIANPLLWFLQHYLWDTPRAPDVDALTWYAWEEGYVVVNQLFAQEIAAAIEATSRPPVVLLQDYHLYLVPRFLRERLPTIVIQQFIHIPWPDQDYWRLLPRAMRQAICESLLCNDVVGFQTPRHARSFMNTCEANLDQIEVNYRTGEIIYQGRTTHVRVYPISIDPAHVLQVAESEDARKHEEHLRQYFNEYTIMRVDRAEPSKNIVRGFLAYDRLLEAHPELLGRVNFLAFLVPSRLEVAEYIDYLDDINAVVGRINAKYANVAEHEGIHWQPISLFIGDDYPRALAAMKHYDVLLVNAIFDGMNLVAKEGALLNQRNGVLVLSEGAGAYQQLGRWALTVSPTDIEGTAQALYAGLTMPEAERKRRAQALRQLVIEHDLKRWLVDQLADLAELARV
- the asd gene encoding aspartate-semialdehyde dehydrogenase — translated: MPDRLDVAVLGATGSVGQRFVQLLADHPWFRLAELVGSERSAGKRYSDVCDWRISARPPESVLNLPVKHYEEPLQSPIVFSALPGGVAGPIEEALARDGKKVFTNARDHRMDPDVPLLIPEVNPDHARAIEVQRQQRGWREGFIVANPNCSTIHLVLALKPLHDAFGITHGIVTTLQAASGAGYPGVPSLDLIDNVIPFIGGEEEKIERETRKLLGQWDGAKFIDAEVTLSAHCNRVPVRDGHLETVSVKFARHATPSDVAEVLASFRAQPQELGLPTAPKQPVVVLDLPDRPQPVLDRDIEGGMASVVGRIRPCSVLDVRFVVLGHNTIRGAAGASVLNAELFYRQGLL